The following are encoded together in the Nodosilinea sp. PGN35 genome:
- a CDS encoding ATPase domain-containing protein yields MSHNIRLGSGIEGLDEVLGGGFPPGQAYLARGGPGCGKTTLGWHFLTHDLQDGAPRMFITLGESQEQLRRNGAASGFPVEAVKVLDLSPDADFFVQNQGYDIFAAAQVEQRPLTDRIVEQVRAVKPQRVFIDSMTQLRYLSTDAYQFRQQVVGFLRFLLHEGATVLFTSEGSQEAPDEDLQFISDGILTLDMHREGRHIEVSKLRGSEFRKGPHAMRICDRGLVVFPHLMPGNETPATGQSHLCPAGIPEIDELLSGGIETGTVTIISGPSGVGKTTLGLQFIKEAAGRGDRSVVYLFEEAVDTLLNRCEGINIPVRAMVERGTLAVVKVDPLLYSPDEFAHRVRLEVEQANTQLIMIDSVLGYKLSFQEDDLIRNIHGLCQYLKAGGVTTILTNEVESITGDFKATELGVSYLADNIIFLRYLEIRGQMRRAIGVLKKRLSDFEKTLREFEISRYGIKVGRPLTQLRGILSGVPEFVKPPDDNA; encoded by the coding sequence ATGTCACACAACATCCGTTTAGGGTCAGGGATTGAGGGTTTAGATGAGGTTTTGGGCGGCGGCTTTCCGCCTGGTCAGGCCTATTTAGCCAGGGGCGGGCCGGGCTGCGGCAAGACTACCCTGGGCTGGCATTTCCTTACCCACGACCTGCAAGACGGTGCCCCCAGAATGTTTATCACCCTGGGGGAATCCCAGGAGCAGCTGCGGCGCAACGGGGCGGCCTCGGGGTTTCCGGTGGAGGCGGTTAAGGTCTTAGACCTCAGCCCCGACGCCGACTTTTTTGTACAAAACCAGGGGTATGATATCTTCGCTGCTGCCCAGGTGGAGCAGAGGCCGTTGACCGATCGCATTGTCGAGCAGGTGCGGGCCGTGAAGCCCCAGCGGGTATTTATCGACTCGATGACCCAGCTGCGCTACCTGTCCACCGATGCCTACCAGTTTCGCCAGCAGGTGGTGGGCTTTTTGCGGTTTTTGCTCCACGAGGGGGCGACGGTGTTGTTTACCTCCGAGGGCAGCCAGGAGGCCCCCGACGAAGATTTGCAGTTCATCAGCGACGGCATTCTCACCCTGGATATGCACCGAGAAGGGCGGCACATTGAGGTGTCGAAGCTGCGGGGCAGCGAGTTTCGCAAAGGCCCCCACGCCATGCGCATCTGCGATCGCGGCCTGGTGGTGTTTCCCCATTTGATGCCTGGCAATGAGACGCCCGCCACGGGCCAATCGCATCTCTGCCCCGCCGGCATTCCTGAGATCGATGAGCTGCTCAGCGGCGGTATTGAGACTGGCACCGTGACAATTATTTCTGGCCCCAGCGGCGTGGGCAAGACTACCCTGGGGCTGCAATTTATCAAAGAGGCGGCGGGACGGGGCGATCGCTCGGTGGTCTACCTGTTTGAAGAAGCCGTCGATACCCTGCTCAACCGCTGCGAGGGCATCAACATCCCGGTGCGGGCCATGGTCGAGCGCGGTACCCTGGCGGTCGTCAAGGTTGACCCGCTGCTTTACTCCCCCGATGAGTTTGCCCACCGGGTGCGGCTTGAAGTTGAGCAGGCCAACACCCAGCTGATCATGATCGACAGCGTGCTGGGCTATAAACTGTCGTTTCAAGAAGACGACCTGATTCGCAATATCCACGGCCTCTGCCAGTACCTCAAGGCGGGGGGGGTGACCACCATTCTCACCAACGAAGTCGAGTCGATTACCGGCGATTTTAAGGCGACGGAGCTGGGCGTCTCTTACCTGGCCGACAACATTATCTTTTTGCGCTACTTAGAAATACGGGGCCAGATGCGCCGCGCCATCGGCGTTTTGAAGAAGCGTCTCAGTGATTTTGAGAAGACTTTACGGGAGTTTGAAATTTCTCGCTACGGTATTAAAGTGGGGCGGCCGCTGACCCAGCTGCGGGGCATTCTAAGTGGAGTTCCTGAATTTGTAAAACCTCCCGATGACAATGCATGA
- a CDS encoding S-layer homology domain-containing protein, producing the protein MSNFFRLKSGTALMLALGLSVGAFAPVISAAPVVAQTQTQSQFADVPANHWARQFITALAGRGIIAGFPDGTFRPDEPVTRAQYAAMVRAAFNQPAVRGATSFVDVPPNYWAAAAIRQADTMGFLSGYPGNIFQPDQNIPRAQVLVSLANGLNYTASSTGSVGIYRDASSIPDYAVASLAAATERRLVVNYPDVQTLRPNQTATRADVAAFIYQALASQNQVATVNSPYIVGQQVAAPQASLPAGTTLAMTYADSEKIVVLPDETAPLTLTVAQTITDSAGRVLVPAGSQVVGELRPSGSGSQFVAQELVLTGGQRLAISATSQTVTTTETIRRGATFGETLAGAVLGSGAAAAIARTTGDQNVGTLEVLAGTATGATLARIFGRDRVDVIAINPNQDLTLTINAPLVLSAR; encoded by the coding sequence ATGTCTAATTTCTTTCGTCTAAAGTCTGGAACCGCTCTGATGTTGGCCCTGGGGCTGAGCGTAGGTGCCTTTGCCCCGGTGATTTCTGCTGCTCCGGTGGTGGCTCAGACCCAAACCCAAAGCCAGTTTGCCGACGTGCCCGCCAACCACTGGGCTCGGCAGTTCATCACCGCTTTGGCCGGCAGAGGCATCATCGCCGGATTTCCCGACGGCACCTTTCGCCCTGACGAGCCGGTAACCCGCGCTCAGTATGCCGCTATGGTGCGGGCGGCCTTTAACCAGCCTGCGGTGCGGGGAGCGACCTCCTTTGTGGATGTGCCGCCCAACTACTGGGCTGCCGCCGCCATTCGCCAGGCCGACACCATGGGCTTTTTGTCGGGCTATCCCGGCAATATTTTCCAGCCCGATCAAAATATTCCTCGGGCGCAGGTGTTGGTTTCCCTGGCCAACGGCCTCAACTACACCGCCAGCAGCACGGGCAGCGTGGGCATCTATCGCGATGCTTCTAGCATTCCTGACTACGCGGTAGCCAGCCTGGCGGCGGCTACCGAGCGGCGGCTGGTGGTGAACTATCCCGATGTGCAGACCCTGCGGCCCAACCAAACGGCGACGCGGGCCGATGTGGCAGCCTTCATCTACCAGGCCCTGGCCAGCCAAAACCAGGTGGCCACAGTCAACTCTCCCTACATCGTGGGCCAGCAGGTGGCCGCTCCCCAGGCCAGCCTGCCAGCGGGCACAACCCTGGCCATGACCTACGCCGACAGCGAGAAAATTGTGGTGCTCCCCGACGAGACGGCCCCCCTCACCCTGACGGTGGCCCAGACCATTACCGACAGCGCTGGTCGAGTTTTGGTACCGGCGGGTAGCCAGGTGGTGGGAGAACTGCGCCCCAGCGGCAGCGGCTCGCAGTTTGTCGCCCAGGAGCTGGTGCTCACCGGGGGGCAGCGCTTAGCGATTAGCGCCACATCGCAAACGGTGACCACGACAGAGACCATTCGTCGGGGGGCCACCTTTGGCGAAACCCTGGCAGGGGCCGTGTTGGGGTCGGGCGCGGCGGCGGCGATCGCCCGCACTACGGGTGACCAAAACGTCGGTACCCTGGAGGTCTTGGCCGGAACGGCCACTGGCGCTACCCTGGCCAGAATCTTTGGTCGCGATCGGGTGGATGTGATCGCCATCAACCCCAACCAGGATCTCACCCTCACCATCAACGCCCCCCTGGTGCTGTCGGCCCGATAA
- a CDS encoding dienelactone hydrolase family protein, whose protein sequence is MTSLVRTETLSIPSGDTEILAYLAEPSRPGRFAAVVVLQEVFGVNSHIREVAERLAGAGYVAIAPHIYHRQAPGFEVGYTAEDLELGRRYKQGTQTEELLADVQGAIAHLYSKANVIAEGVGCIGFCFGGHVAYLAATLPEVTATASFYGAGIATMTPGGGDPTLSRTPEIRGTLYGFFGEQDPLIAAEEVDQIEAALTDHGVPHRIFRYPGAEHGFFCDQRYSYQADAARDAWTQVLQLFKTALPSAPPS, encoded by the coding sequence ATGACATCCCTAGTGCGTACCGAAACCCTTAGCATCCCCAGCGGCGATACCGAAATTCTAGCCTACCTGGCCGAGCCCTCGCGCCCTGGACGGTTTGCAGCGGTGGTGGTGCTGCAAGAGGTGTTTGGCGTCAACAGCCACATTCGCGAGGTGGCGGAGAGACTGGCGGGGGCGGGCTACGTGGCGATCGCCCCCCACATCTACCACCGCCAGGCCCCTGGTTTTGAGGTGGGCTATACCGCCGAAGATTTAGAGCTGGGCCGCCGCTACAAGCAGGGCACCCAGACAGAGGAACTGCTGGCGGATGTGCAGGGGGCGATCGCCCACCTCTACAGCAAAGCCAACGTCATTGCCGAGGGCGTCGGCTGCATCGGCTTTTGCTTCGGCGGCCACGTCGCCTACCTGGCCGCCACCCTGCCCGAGGTGACGGCCACCGCCTCGTTTTATGGGGCGGGTATTGCCACCATGACCCCCGGCGGCGGCGACCCCACCCTCAGCCGCACCCCAGAGATTCGGGGCACCCTCTACGGCTTCTTTGGCGAACAGGATCCGCTAATTGCGGCAGAAGAAGTAGATCAAATCGAAGCGGCGCTGACCGACCACGGCGTGCCCCACCGAATCTTTCGCTACCCCGGTGCCGAGCACGGCTTTTTCTGCGACCAGCGCTACAGCTACCAGGCCGACGCCGCCCGCGACGCCTGGACTCAGGTGCTGCAACTGTTTAAGACTGCGCTGCCCTCGGCACCACCAAGTTAG
- the uraH gene encoding hydroxyisourate hydrolase, with protein sequence MGRLSTHVLDTALGKPAASLRLTVWAINNEADIKTALKTVETNSDGRTDEPLLEGDELQKGTYEITFDVAAYFARTGAALSEPPFLDQIPIRFTVADPSGNFHVPLLVSPWSYSTYRGS encoded by the coding sequence ATGGGCAGACTTTCCACCCACGTTCTCGACACAGCCCTGGGTAAACCCGCCGCCTCGCTGCGGCTGACAGTCTGGGCCATTAATAACGAAGCCGACATCAAAACGGCGCTCAAGACGGTTGAGACCAACAGCGATGGCCGCACCGATGAGCCCCTGCTGGAGGGCGACGAGCTGCAAAAGGGCACCTACGAAATCACCTTTGACGTGGCCGCCTACTTTGCTCGAACCGGGGCTGCGCTCTCTGAACCGCCGTTTTTAGACCAAATTCCCATTCGCTTTACGGTGGCTGACCCCAGCGGCAACTTCCACGTGCCGCTGCTGGTGTCGCCCTGGTCCTACAGCACCTACCGGGGCAGCTAG
- a CDS encoding class II aldolase/adducin family protein: MATPNPGVMDEGVIKYVCQWAPAPPMDASLLTDLMVWRDRLHQAQQIGLYANGIGYGNISLRLSPQSFAVSGTQTGHLAATTPDHYTLVDGWDIDGNTLHCTGPIKASSESLTHAALYSFSAEIQAIIHVHNRDLWQRYREALPTTAATVPYGTPAMAYEMERLLRQGNLAQTRILIMAGHEEGVLTFGPTLAAAAQVLYQYISCSQSG; encoded by the coding sequence ATGGCCACACCCAACCCAGGCGTTATGGATGAAGGCGTCATCAAGTACGTTTGCCAGTGGGCCCCTGCTCCGCCGATGGATGCGTCCCTGCTGACGGATCTAATGGTTTGGCGCGATCGCCTGCACCAGGCCCAGCAAATTGGCCTCTACGCCAACGGCATCGGCTATGGCAACATCAGCCTGCGCCTCTCGCCCCAGAGCTTTGCGGTCTCAGGCACTCAGACTGGGCACTTGGCCGCCACCACCCCTGACCACTACACCCTGGTGGACGGGTGGGACATCGATGGCAACACCCTCCACTGCACCGGCCCCATCAAAGCGTCGTCCGAATCTCTGACCCACGCCGCCCTCTACAGCTTCAGCGCTGAGATTCAAGCCATTATCCACGTCCACAACCGCGATCTCTGGCAGCGCTACCGGGAAGCACTGCCCACCACCGCCGCCACTGTGCCCTACGGCACCCCAGCAATGGCCTACGAAATGGAACGGCTTTTGCGGCAGGGGAACCTGGCCCAGACCCGCATTTTGATCATGGCTGGCCACGAAGAAGGCGTCCTCACCTTCGGCCCTACCCTTGCCGCCGCCGCCCAGGTGCTCTACCAGTACATCAGCTGTAGCCAGTCTGGTTAG
- a CDS encoding GGDEF domain-containing protein, producing the protein MHERYPHLLNDPPDLDSHWQYRILLGIDHPQNRQLLARLLGQFYSLQDLPSDQPPAALSEKLSWGNAFDLCIFDSLFFGRAAQQIAEQRGAAQPIFLPFLLLLKRPQLPLLRPAQRQQVDDVITVPVDQTELLMRVESLLRARQQALKLGALLAQEQLLEQQLLADNQILQAMATEDSLTGISNRRAFDDKLAYEWRLARREQTPLTVVLCDVDYFKPYNDTYGHVMGDQCLRAIAGILDLVIQRPADMAARYGGEEFALILPSTDAEGALHLLNRIRSTLRTRAITHPQSSVAPYVSMSFGLASVVPDQQLEPEDLLRAADAALYQAKAEGRDRAVVAPALEFQGQP; encoded by the coding sequence ATGCATGAGAGATACCCCCATCTGCTCAATGACCCCCCTGATCTCGATAGCCACTGGCAGTACCGCATTTTGTTGGGCATAGACCACCCGCAAAATCGACAGCTGTTGGCGAGGCTGCTGGGACAGTTTTACAGCCTGCAAGATTTACCCTCAGACCAGCCTCCAGCAGCGCTCTCCGAGAAGCTTAGCTGGGGTAATGCCTTTGATCTGTGCATTTTTGACAGCCTGTTTTTTGGCCGCGCTGCCCAGCAGATTGCTGAGCAGCGCGGGGCAGCTCAGCCGATTTTTCTGCCGTTTTTGCTGCTGCTCAAGCGGCCTCAGCTGCCGCTGCTGAGGCCCGCCCAGCGCCAGCAGGTCGACGATGTGATCACCGTGCCCGTCGATCAGACCGAGCTGCTGATGCGGGTAGAGTCGCTGCTGCGGGCGCGCCAGCAGGCGCTCAAGCTCGGGGCGCTGCTGGCCCAGGAGCAGCTGCTAGAGCAGCAACTCTTGGCCGACAACCAGATTTTGCAGGCGATGGCCACGGAAGACAGCCTGACCGGCATCTCTAACCGGCGCGCCTTTGACGACAAGCTAGCCTACGAATGGCGGCTGGCCCGCCGGGAGCAAACCCCGCTGACGGTGGTGCTCTGTGATGTGGACTATTTCAAACCCTATAACGACACCTACGGGCACGTCATGGGGGATCAGTGCCTGCGGGCGATCGCAGGCATTCTCGACCTGGTGATTCAGCGCCCGGCGGATATGGCGGCCCGCTACGGCGGCGAAGAGTTTGCCCTGATACTGCCCAGTACCGACGCAGAAGGGGCTTTGCACCTGCTGAACCGCATTCGCAGCACCCTGCGAACCCGCGCCATCACCCACCCGCAATCCTCCGTCGCCCCCTACGTCAGTATGAGCTTTGGCCTGGCCAGCGTGGTGCCCGATCAACAGTTGGAGCCTGAAGATCTGCTGCGCGCTGCCGATGCTGCCCTGTACCAGGCTAAGGCCGAGGGACGCGATCGCGCCGTCGTCGCCCCCGCCCTAGAGTTTCAGGGTCAGCCCTAG
- a CDS encoding Rieske 2Fe-2S domain-containing protein produces MTHSPTPRFKTTPFSRRRRHLIRYLAGGGLGAIALGLVHPETAASREPDLEYLCSMFPQNSRCADYLPGAQAVDETGQPIAVDALLPTTIPGQPVPVGGLPDDQTTYLVIQSGPAIAPYGIRPICTHMGCTVDWRAEQNRFVCPCHGSQFDGEGRVLAGPANEPLPLATVVTRQNRIGLVDRAPSVDPR; encoded by the coding sequence ATGACCCATTCGCCGACTCCACGGTTCAAAACCACCCCTTTCTCCCGTCGCCGCCGACACCTGATTCGATACCTGGCGGGCGGCGGCCTGGGGGCGATCGCCCTTGGCCTGGTGCACCCTGAAACCGCTGCGAGTCGAGAGCCCGATCTGGAATATCTCTGCTCGATGTTTCCTCAAAACTCGCGCTGCGCCGACTACCTGCCGGGGGCTCAAGCGGTAGACGAAACCGGCCAGCCGATCGCCGTCGATGCCCTACTGCCAACCACTATCCCCGGCCAGCCCGTCCCCGTGGGGGGGCTACCCGACGATCAAACCACCTACCTGGTGATCCAGAGCGGGCCAGCGATTGCCCCCTACGGTATTCGCCCCATCTGCACCCACATGGGCTGCACTGTGGACTGGCGGGCCGAGCAGAATCGGTTTGTCTGCCCCTGCCACGGCTCCCAGTTTGACGGTGAGGGCCGAGTGCTAGCAGGCCCGGCAAACGAGCCCCTGCCCCTGGCAACGGTAGTCACTCGGCAAAATCGAATTGGTCTAGTCGATCGCGCCCCCTCAGTCGATCCGCGCTAG
- a CDS encoding ribulose bisphosphate carboxylase small subunit: MAYYLSPRFLDKLAVHITKNYLKLPQVKIPLLLGVHGRKGEGKTFQCELVYDRMGIEVVHISGGELESPDAGDPARLIRLRYREAAELVRVRGKMAVLMINDIDAGAGRFDALTQYTVNTQLVNNTLMNIADNPTNVQLPGSYDENEIQRVPIIMTGNDLSTLYAPLIRDGRMDKFYWQPDRSDRIGIVGGIFAPDGLSSQDVTRLVDTFPTQAIDFFGAVRAQIYNEQIRDFIYDVGLENVSRSVVNTTTPPSFRQPDFSLSHLLEVGHRLVGEQRRVNDMRLANEYNRVLSQGGHPSNSDSGPFYRAYQPDESTTSAPPSGNSETPTSPTPHSPTPSTLSPEVRDQIDAILSQGYRLGIEHVDQRRFQTNAWRSGPPLPNETVATASAALERCLGDYAHDYVRLIGIDPTTKQRVMEKIIQRPQR, from the coding sequence ATGGCCTACTACCTTTCTCCCCGGTTTCTCGACAAGCTGGCAGTGCACATTACCAAAAACTACCTGAAGCTGCCCCAGGTCAAAATTCCGCTGCTGCTGGGGGTGCACGGCCGCAAGGGAGAGGGCAAAACCTTCCAGTGCGAGCTGGTGTACGATCGCATGGGCATTGAAGTGGTGCACATCTCGGGCGGCGAGCTGGAGAGCCCCGACGCAGGCGACCCGGCCCGCCTGATTCGCCTGCGCTACCGCGAGGCCGCCGAGCTGGTGCGGGTGCGGGGCAAAATGGCAGTGCTGATGATCAACGACATCGACGCCGGGGCAGGCCGCTTCGATGCCCTCACCCAGTACACGGTCAACACCCAGCTGGTCAACAACACCCTGATGAACATTGCCGACAACCCCACCAATGTTCAGCTGCCGGGCAGCTACGACGAAAACGAGATCCAGCGGGTGCCGATTATCATGACCGGCAACGACCTCTCGACCCTCTACGCCCCCCTGATTCGCGACGGGCGCATGGACAAGTTCTACTGGCAGCCCGACCGGAGCGATCGCATCGGCATTGTGGGCGGCATCTTTGCCCCCGACGGCCTCTCCTCTCAAGATGTCACCCGGCTGGTCGACACCTTTCCCACCCAGGCGATCGACTTTTTTGGGGCCGTGCGCGCCCAGATCTACAACGAGCAGATTCGCGACTTTATCTACGACGTGGGCCTCGAAAACGTCTCCCGCAGCGTGGTCAACACCACCACCCCGCCCAGCTTCCGCCAGCCCGACTTTAGCCTCTCGCACCTGCTAGAGGTGGGCCACCGCCTGGTGGGCGAACAGCGCCGGGTCAACGACATGCGCCTCGCCAACGAATACAACCGCGTGCTCAGCCAGGGCGGCCATCCCTCTAACTCAGATTCTGGCCCCTTCTACCGGGCCTACCAGCCCGACGAATCGACCACCTCGGCCCCGCCCAGCGGCAACAGCGAAACCCCCACCTCCCCCACCCCCCACTCCCCCACCCCATCCACCCTCTCACCCGAGGTACGCGACCAGATCGACGCCATTCTCTCCCAGGGCTATCGCCTCGGCATTGAGCACGTCGATCAGCGGCGGTTTCAAACCAACGCCTGGCGGAGTGGCCCTCCCCTGCCCAACGAGACCGTCGCCACCGCCAGCGCGGCCCTGGAGCGCTGCCTGGGCGACTATGCCCACGACTATGTGCGGCTGATCGGCATCGATCCAACAACCAAGCAGCGGGTCATGGAAAAAATTATTCAGCGACCCCAACGCTAA
- a CDS encoding GntR family transcriptional regulator — MVQFHIQPDSEIPASTQLYDQIWFAIASRQYPPGYRLPSTRQLAMQTGLHRNTISKVYRQLEDAGVVEAMPGSGIYVREQNSTESARPQTMLWAEFPQARDVVETGLDELLRQGCSLNQARELFLAEIDWRLRCSARVLVTAPGQDIGAGQLMVRELESALHIPVQLVPLEELDTILAQTRSGTVVTSRYFISEAEAIAAPKSVRVIPVDIYDYKKELGLLKDLPKGTCLGMVSVSTGILRAAEVISYSLRGDEILLMSAQTDDPYKLNAVIHSAQTIVVFDEASLPTVKEAIAEAREDLIRPPRLVVCDNYIGEKSINLLKRELGLD, encoded by the coding sequence GTGGTGCAGTTTCACATTCAGCCCGACAGCGAAATTCCGGCGTCGACCCAGCTCTACGACCAGATCTGGTTTGCGATCGCCTCGCGGCAGTACCCGCCCGGCTACCGGTTGCCCAGCACCCGTCAGCTGGCCATGCAGACGGGCCTGCACCGCAATACTATTAGCAAAGTCTACCGCCAGCTCGAGGACGCTGGGGTGGTCGAGGCCATGCCTGGCTCCGGCATCTACGTGCGTGAGCAAAACAGCACCGAAAGCGCCCGTCCCCAGACTATGCTGTGGGCCGAGTTTCCCCAGGCCCGCGACGTGGTTGAGACAGGGCTAGACGAGCTGCTGCGCCAGGGCTGCTCGCTCAACCAGGCGCGGGAGCTATTTTTGGCGGAGATCGACTGGCGGCTGCGCTGTAGCGCTCGGGTGCTGGTCACCGCCCCCGGTCAAGATATCGGGGCCGGGCAGCTGATGGTGCGCGAGCTGGAGAGCGCCCTGCACATTCCGGTACAGCTGGTGCCCCTGGAAGAACTCGACACAATTTTGGCCCAAACCCGCTCGGGCACGGTGGTCACCAGCCGCTACTTCATCAGCGAAGCCGAGGCGATCGCCGCCCCCAAGTCGGTGCGGGTGATTCCGGTCGATATCTACGACTACAAAAAAGAGCTGGGCCTGCTGAAGGATTTGCCCAAGGGCACCTGCCTGGGCATGGTCAGCGTCAGCACCGGCATTCTGCGGGCGGCGGAGGTGATCAGCTACAGCCTGCGGGGCGACGAAATTTTGCTGATGTCGGCTCAAACCGACGACCCCTACAAGCTCAATGCCGTGATCCACAGCGCCCAGACCATTGTGGTGTTTGACGAGGCCAGTTTGCCCACGGTCAAAGAGGCGATCGCCGAAGCCCGCGAAGACCTGATTCGCCCGCCCAGGCTGGTGGTCTGCGACAACTACATCGGCGAAAAGTCGATCAACCTGCTCAAGCGCGAGCTGGGCCTAGACTAG
- the mtnA gene encoding S-methyl-5-thioribose-1-phosphate isomerase, producing the protein MKIHGEPTRTIRLHPDNPCIVQVIDQRQLPHQLTWMDLTSVDEAAYAIKDMVVRGAPLIGATAAMGMYLAALEAASDPDFRSLLEQAAQTLGQTRPTAVNLHWALNSQMQVLQQVTTPAAAVEGLRQNAAAILDADEEQCRQIGLHGLPLIEEIHARTGETVNILTHCNAGWLACVDWGTATSPMYQAHDRGIPIHVWVDETRPRNQGAKLTAWELGQHGVPHTVIPDNAGGHLMQHGLVDLVIVGTDRTTRQGDVANKIGTYLKALAARDNGVPFYVALPSSTLDWSLRDGVREIPIEQRSQDEVKYMDGRSPHGITSVLICPEASPAANYGFDVTPARLVSGLITERGICPASEAGLLSLFPEQATA; encoded by the coding sequence ATGAAGATTCACGGTGAGCCTACCAGAACCATTCGTCTTCACCCAGACAACCCCTGTATTGTGCAGGTAATTGACCAGCGCCAGCTGCCCCACCAGCTCACCTGGATGGATCTGACCTCCGTGGATGAGGCGGCCTACGCCATCAAAGACATGGTGGTGCGCGGGGCTCCTCTGATTGGGGCTACCGCCGCCATGGGCATGTATCTGGCGGCGCTGGAGGCGGCTTCAGATCCAGATTTTCGCAGCTTGCTGGAGCAGGCCGCCCAAACCCTGGGCCAGACCCGGCCCACTGCCGTCAACCTGCACTGGGCGCTAAACTCGCAGATGCAGGTGCTTCAACAGGTGACAACGCCCGCTGCCGCCGTAGAGGGGCTGCGGCAAAACGCTGCGGCCATTCTCGACGCCGATGAAGAGCAGTGTCGTCAAATTGGACTCCACGGATTGCCGCTCATTGAAGAAATCCACGCCCGGACGGGGGAGACCGTGAATATTTTGACCCACTGCAATGCCGGGTGGCTGGCCTGTGTAGACTGGGGCACCGCCACCTCACCGATGTATCAGGCCCACGATCGCGGTATTCCCATCCACGTTTGGGTAGACGAAACTCGCCCCCGCAATCAGGGAGCCAAGCTCACCGCCTGGGAACTGGGCCAGCACGGGGTGCCCCACACGGTCATTCCCGACAATGCGGGGGGCCACCTGATGCAGCACGGCCTGGTGGATCTGGTGATTGTGGGCACCGATCGCACCACCCGCCAGGGGGATGTCGCCAACAAAATTGGCACCTACCTCAAGGCCCTGGCCGCCCGCGACAACGGCGTCCCCTTCTACGTGGCGCTGCCCTCGTCGACCCTAGACTGGAGCCTGCGGGACGGCGTGCGCGAAATTCCCATTGAGCAGCGCAGCCAGGACGAGGTCAAATACATGGACGGGCGCTCTCCCCACGGCATCACCTCGGTGTTGATTTGCCCCGAGGCCTCCCCCGCCGCCAACTATGGCTTTGATGTCACCCCGGCGCGCCTGGTGAGCGGACTGATTACCGAACGGGGCATCTGCCCGGCCTCGGAGGCTGGGCTGCTCAGCCTGTTTCCAGAACAGGCGACAGCTTGA